Proteins co-encoded in one Aggregicoccus sp. 17bor-14 genomic window:
- a CDS encoding citrate synthase has translation MAKDDGDAELSSAEAAALLDVKLPTLYAYVSRGLLHSIPSPDTKKRRYRREDVVRLKARHDARSGHGPVAASALRWGEPVLDSAITSVSGGRLRYRGHDAVELATGGTHFEALAELLWTGALPAEPPAWSAPGLGLPGAVLASLVGNAPAPVSVLQVLVPALGARDADRFLATPEAELPRARVLLLRMAAALALPASPSRAQAALQAPSVAHAAVVALGARPTPGAVRLVDLALGLFADHELNASTFTARVAASTGTDLYACIAAALASVSGPRHGASCDRVEALLAEVGRPERAASTLQARARRGDAHFAFGHLLYPAGDPRTQPLVQAALALAPKLPALRTLEAVIQVGEQATGQRAAADFGLVAAALAAGLPPGSATALFALGRTAGWVAHVLEQRAAGFLLRPRARYVGP, from the coding sequence ATGGCGAAGGATGACGGTGACGCGGAGCTCTCCTCGGCCGAGGCCGCGGCGCTCCTCGACGTGAAGCTGCCCACCCTCTACGCGTACGTGAGCCGGGGGCTCCTGCACAGCATCCCCAGCCCGGACACGAAGAAGCGGCGCTACCGGCGCGAGGACGTGGTGCGGCTCAAGGCGCGCCACGATGCGCGCTCGGGCCACGGCCCGGTGGCAGCCAGCGCGCTGCGCTGGGGCGAGCCGGTGCTGGACTCGGCCATCACCTCGGTGAGCGGCGGGCGGCTGCGCTACCGCGGCCACGACGCGGTGGAGCTCGCGACGGGGGGCACCCACTTCGAGGCGCTCGCCGAGCTGCTGTGGACGGGAGCGCTTCCCGCGGAGCCTCCCGCGTGGAGCGCACCGGGGCTGGGGCTTCCCGGCGCAGTGCTCGCCTCACTCGTGGGCAACGCCCCCGCGCCCGTCTCCGTGCTGCAGGTGCTGGTGCCGGCGCTGGGGGCGCGCGATGCAGACCGCTTCCTCGCCACGCCCGAGGCGGAGCTGCCCCGGGCGCGCGTGCTCCTCCTGCGCATGGCGGCGGCGCTCGCCCTGCCCGCTTCGCCGTCGCGGGCGCAGGCGGCGCTTCAGGCGCCGAGCGTCGCGCACGCGGCCGTCGTCGCGCTGGGGGCGCGTCCCACGCCGGGGGCGGTGCGCCTCGTGGACCTCGCGCTGGGGCTGTTCGCGGACCACGAGCTCAACGCCTCCACCTTCACCGCACGCGTCGCCGCCTCCACCGGGACGGACCTCTACGCGTGCATCGCGGCGGCGCTCGCCTCGGTGTCCGGCCCGCGCCACGGGGCGAGCTGCGACCGGGTGGAGGCGCTGCTCGCGGAGGTGGGCCGCCCGGAGCGCGCCGCGAGCACCCTGCAGGCACGCGCGCGCCGGGGCGACGCGCACTTCGCCTTCGGTCACCTGCTCTACCCTGCGGGCGACCCACGCACCCAGCCCCTGGTGCAGGCGGCGCTCGCGCTCGCCCCCAAGCTCCCGGCGCTGCGCACCCTGGAGGCAGTGATTCAGGTGGGCGAACAGGCGACCGGGCAGCGGGCTGCGGCGGACTTCGGCCTGGTGGCGGCAGCGCTCGCGGCGGGGCTGCCTCCGGGCTCGGCCACGGCCCTGTTCGCCCTGGGGCGCACCGCAGGCTGGGTGGCGCACGTGCTGGAGCAGCGGGCCGCGGGGTTCCTCCTGCGGCCGCGCGCCCGCTATGTAGGCCCGTGA
- a CDS encoding EamA family transporter — MQSILLVLLGACSYGALSTLVKLAYGRGFGTGQVVGSQMLLGAALCWLLALAKGRSRASPRQALALMAAGAPVGLTGCLYYASLRYQGAALAVVLLFQFTWMGVLVEAVQARRWPGKEKLASLGVLALGTLFASGVAEGGAGSLSLIGLGLGLLSAVSYTAVILASGKVALAIDPFVRSAWMVTGGLVVALAVFPPAFLVDGSLTHGLWPWGLALGFLGMVVPTVCFARGMPHVGPGLGAILGAAELPTATLMATAVLGEQMTALRWVGVVLVLAGVALPELRVRRAAVQA; from the coding sequence ATGCAGTCCATCCTCCTCGTCCTGCTCGGCGCCTGCAGCTACGGCGCGCTCTCCACCCTGGTGAAGCTCGCCTACGGGCGCGGCTTCGGCACGGGCCAGGTCGTCGGCAGCCAGATGCTGCTGGGGGCGGCCCTGTGCTGGCTGCTCGCGCTCGCGAAGGGCCGCTCGCGCGCGAGCCCGCGCCAGGCGCTCGCGCTGATGGCCGCGGGCGCGCCCGTGGGGCTCACCGGCTGCCTCTACTACGCGTCCCTGCGCTACCAGGGCGCGGCGCTCGCGGTGGTGCTGCTCTTCCAGTTCACCTGGATGGGCGTGCTGGTGGAGGCGGTGCAGGCGCGGCGCTGGCCGGGCAAGGAGAAGCTCGCGAGCCTCGGAGTCCTCGCGCTGGGCACGCTCTTCGCGAGCGGCGTGGCGGAGGGCGGGGCGGGGAGCCTCAGCCTCATCGGGCTGGGCCTCGGACTGCTCTCGGCTGTCTCGTACACGGCCGTCATCCTCGCCAGCGGCAAGGTGGCGCTCGCCATCGATCCCTTCGTGCGCAGCGCGTGGATGGTGACGGGCGGGCTGGTGGTGGCGCTCGCGGTGTTCCCGCCGGCCTTCCTCGTGGACGGGTCGCTCACGCACGGACTGTGGCCGTGGGGGCTCGCGCTGGGCTTCCTCGGGATGGTGGTCCCCACGGTGTGCTTCGCGCGCGGGATGCCGCACGTCGGCCCGGGGTTGGGCGCGATCCTCGGCGCCGCGGAGCTACCCACCGCGACGCTGATGGCCACTGCGGTGCTCGGCGAGCAGATGACGGCGCTGCGCTGGGTGGGCGTGGTGCTGGTGCTCGCGGGCGTGGCGCTGCCCGAGCTGCGCGTGCGGCGCGCGGCCGTGCAGGCGTAA
- a CDS encoding ZIP family metal transporter — protein sequence MPGWLQAGLWGLLAGSALLLGAAVGYFAPLPRRLIAGIMAFGSGVLISALSFELMDEAFQQGGAWSAGGGAVAGAGVYSAASILLARHGAKHRKRSGTQQAEERKASGQGEGGGGLAIALGALLDGIPESIVIGVSLLAGGTVSLVAVAAVFLSNVPEGLSSSAGMRRAGRSRGYVFGVWGGIALASGLAALVGYVAFQGVSPAAVAVTNAVAAGAILAMLSDTMIPEAFEGTHNLSGLITVLGFLAAFVLSKTA from the coding sequence ATGCCGGGGTGGCTGCAGGCGGGGCTGTGGGGGCTGCTCGCGGGCAGCGCGCTCCTGCTCGGGGCCGCGGTGGGCTACTTCGCGCCTCTGCCGCGCCGGCTCATCGCCGGCATCATGGCCTTCGGCAGCGGGGTGCTCATCTCGGCGCTCTCCTTCGAGCTGATGGACGAGGCCTTCCAGCAGGGCGGAGCGTGGAGCGCAGGGGGAGGCGCGGTCGCGGGCGCCGGGGTGTACAGCGCCGCGAGCATCCTGCTCGCGCGCCATGGAGCGAAGCACCGCAAGCGCTCCGGGACCCAGCAGGCCGAGGAGCGAAAGGCCTCGGGACAGGGCGAGGGCGGCGGCGGGCTCGCCATCGCGCTGGGGGCGCTGCTGGACGGCATCCCGGAGTCCATCGTCATCGGAGTGAGCCTGCTCGCGGGCGGCACCGTGAGCCTGGTGGCGGTGGCGGCGGTGTTCCTCTCCAACGTGCCGGAGGGGCTCTCCAGCAGCGCCGGGATGCGGCGCGCGGGGCGCAGCCGCGGCTACGTGTTCGGGGTGTGGGGCGGCATCGCGCTCGCCTCGGGGCTCGCCGCGCTGGTGGGCTACGTGGCCTTCCAGGGTGTGAGCCCCGCGGCCGTCGCCGTCACCAACGCGGTCGCGGCCGGGGCCATCCTCGCGATGCTCAGTGACACGATGATTCCCGAGGCCTTCGAGGGCACGCACAACCTCAGCGGCCTCATCACCGTGCTGGGCTTCCTCGCGGCCTTCGTGCTGAGCAAGACGGCCTGA
- a CDS encoding glucose 1-dehydrogenase produces MRALTVEPKVPNSARLEEVPEPPPSEGALLVRTRAVGVCGTDREILGGTYGWAPPGERRLVLGHESLGEVLEAPPGSGFARGDLVVGIVRRPDPVPCANCAVNEWDMCRNGQYTERGIKERHGYASERFRLHPEFAVKVDPGLGLRGVLLEPASVLAKAWEHVERIGERARWTPERVLITGAGPIGLLGALMGVQRGLEVHVLDRVKEGPKPGLVRALGAHYHCATMREVGEVDVVLECTGVGELVVEALTLVRPNGIVCLTGVSSGGRNIAVDFGMLNRELVLENNAVFGSVNANRRHYEKGAEALARADPAWLSRLITREVPLSRWQEALERRPDDVKTVWSFEQEA; encoded by the coding sequence ATGCGAGCCCTCACCGTCGAGCCGAAGGTCCCGAACAGCGCGCGCCTCGAGGAGGTGCCCGAGCCGCCCCCCTCCGAGGGCGCGCTGCTCGTGCGCACCCGGGCCGTGGGCGTGTGCGGCACGGACCGGGAGATCCTGGGCGGCACCTACGGCTGGGCGCCGCCCGGAGAGAGGCGCCTGGTGCTGGGGCACGAGTCCCTCGGCGAGGTGCTCGAGGCGCCGCCCGGCAGCGGCTTCGCGCGCGGGGACCTGGTGGTGGGCATCGTGCGCAGGCCGGACCCGGTGCCCTGCGCGAACTGCGCCGTGAATGAATGGGACATGTGCCGCAACGGCCAGTACACCGAGCGCGGCATCAAGGAGCGCCACGGCTACGCGAGCGAGCGCTTCCGGCTGCACCCGGAGTTCGCGGTGAAGGTGGACCCGGGGCTCGGCCTGCGCGGCGTGCTGCTGGAGCCCGCGAGCGTGCTCGCCAAGGCGTGGGAGCACGTGGAGCGCATCGGCGAGCGCGCGCGCTGGACGCCCGAGCGCGTGCTCATCACCGGCGCCGGGCCCATCGGGCTGCTGGGCGCGCTGATGGGCGTGCAGCGGGGCCTCGAGGTGCACGTGCTGGACCGCGTGAAGGAGGGGCCCAAGCCGGGGCTCGTGCGCGCGCTGGGGGCGCACTACCACTGCGCCACGATGCGCGAGGTGGGCGAGGTGGACGTGGTGCTGGAGTGCACCGGCGTGGGCGAACTCGTCGTGGAGGCGCTCACGCTCGTGCGCCCCAACGGCATCGTGTGCCTCACCGGCGTCTCCTCGGGCGGGCGCAACATCGCGGTGGACTTCGGGATGCTGAACCGCGAGCTGGTGCTGGAGAACAACGCGGTGTTCGGCAGCGTGAACGCGAACCGGCGCCATTATGAGAAGGGCGCAGAGGCGCTCGCCCGCGCAGACCCGGCCTGGCTCTCGCGGCTCATCACCCGCGAGGTGCCGCTCTCGCGCTGGCAGGAGGCGCTCGAGCGGCGGCCGGACGACGTGAAGACCGTGTGGAGCTTCGAGCAGGAGGCGTGA
- a CDS encoding glycoside hydrolase family 15 protein, with protein sequence MAPRIEDYALLGDTQTAALVSREGSIDWLCLPRFDSAACFAALLGEPGHGRWLLAPVGEVRSTRRRYRPGTLVLETEHETPTGRVRVVDCMPPRGHDPDVVRLVEGVSGEVTLRMELIIRFDYGSVVPWVRREDGALQAVAGPDALLLRTPVPTHGEGLTTVAEFRVREGERVPFVLTWHPSHTPLPPALDAVREVGETQHWWERWAHQCTYRGPWKDEVLSSLVALKALTYAPTGGIVAAATTSLPEWLGGVRNWDYRYCWLRDATFTLTALILNGYRKEAAAWRDWLLRSVAGDPSQLRIMYGLAGERRLPEYTVDWLPGFAGSRPVRVGNAAATQLQLDVYGEVMDALHQARRTTLDSDANSWRMQVALMEYLEGAWQQPDEGLWEVRGPRQHFTHSKMMTWVAFDRAVKAVEKSGLEGPVERWRALRDEVHREVCAKGFHSGKGAFAQAYGSDRLDASLLLMPLVGFLPATDPRVASTVAAIERELLEDGFVMRYSPAKDSETSGHAVDGLPGREGAFLACSFWLADNYALMGRTAEAEALFRRLLSLRNDVGLLSEEYDARGKRQLGNFPQAFSHVGLINTALNLTPQAEPGPAQQRRNGC encoded by the coding sequence ATGGCGCCGCGCATCGAGGACTACGCGCTGTTGGGGGACACGCAGACGGCGGCGCTGGTGAGCCGCGAGGGCTCCATCGACTGGCTGTGCCTGCCGCGCTTCGACTCCGCGGCCTGCTTCGCGGCGCTGCTCGGCGAGCCGGGCCACGGCCGCTGGCTGCTCGCGCCCGTGGGCGAGGTGCGCTCCACCCGCCGCCGCTACCGCCCCGGCACCCTGGTGCTGGAGACGGAGCACGAGACGCCCACGGGGCGCGTGCGGGTGGTGGACTGCATGCCGCCGCGCGGCCACGACCCGGACGTGGTGCGGCTGGTGGAGGGCGTGAGCGGCGAGGTGACGCTGCGCATGGAGCTGATCATCCGCTTCGACTACGGCTCCGTCGTCCCCTGGGTGCGCCGCGAGGACGGCGCGCTGCAGGCGGTGGCGGGGCCGGACGCGCTGCTCCTGCGCACGCCCGTGCCCACCCACGGCGAGGGGCTCACCACCGTGGCGGAGTTCCGCGTGCGCGAAGGGGAGCGCGTGCCCTTCGTGCTCACCTGGCACCCCTCGCACACGCCGCTGCCCCCGGCGCTGGATGCCGTGCGCGAGGTGGGGGAGACCCAGCACTGGTGGGAGCGCTGGGCGCACCAGTGCACGTACCGGGGGCCGTGGAAGGACGAGGTGCTCTCCTCGCTCGTCGCCCTCAAGGCCCTCACCTACGCCCCCACCGGCGGCATCGTCGCGGCGGCCACGACCTCGCTCCCCGAGTGGCTGGGCGGGGTGCGCAACTGGGACTACCGCTACTGCTGGCTGCGCGATGCCACCTTCACCCTCACCGCGCTCATCCTCAACGGCTACCGCAAGGAGGCCGCCGCCTGGCGCGACTGGCTCCTGCGCTCGGTGGCCGGAGACCCCTCGCAGCTGCGCATCATGTACGGCCTGGCCGGCGAGCGGCGCCTGCCCGAGTACACCGTGGACTGGCTGCCCGGCTTCGCGGGCTCGCGCCCCGTGCGGGTGGGAAACGCTGCTGCAACCCAGTTGCAGCTGGATGTCTACGGCGAGGTGATGGACGCGCTGCACCAGGCGCGCCGCACGACGCTCGACTCGGACGCGAACTCCTGGCGCATGCAGGTCGCGCTGATGGAGTACCTGGAGGGCGCCTGGCAGCAGCCGGACGAGGGGCTGTGGGAGGTGCGCGGGCCCCGCCAGCACTTCACCCACTCGAAGATGATGACCTGGGTGGCCTTCGACCGCGCGGTGAAGGCGGTGGAGAAGAGCGGGCTGGAGGGGCCGGTGGAGCGCTGGCGCGCCCTGCGCGACGAGGTGCACCGCGAGGTGTGCGCGAAGGGCTTCCACTCCGGGAAGGGCGCCTTCGCGCAGGCCTACGGCTCGGATCGCCTGGACGCGAGCCTGCTCCTGATGCCCCTGGTCGGCTTCCTCCCTGCGACGGACCCGCGCGTCGCGAGCACCGTCGCGGCCATCGAGCGCGAGCTGCTGGAGGACGGCTTCGTCATGCGCTACTCGCCCGCGAAGGACTCCGAGACGAGCGGCCACGCGGTGGACGGGCTCCCGGGCCGGGAGGGCGCCTTCCTCGCCTGCTCCTTCTGGCTCGCGGACAACTACGCGCTGATGGGGCGCACCGCCGAGGCCGAGGCGCTGTTCCGCCGCCTGCTCTCGCTGCGCAACGACGTGGGGCTCCTGAGCGAGGAGTACGACGCGCGAGGGAAGCGGCAGCTCGGCAACTTCCCGCAGGCCTTCAGCCACGTGGGCCTCATCAACACCGCCCTCAACCTCACTCCCCAGGCCGAGCCTGGGCCCGCGCAGCAGCGGCGCAACGGGTGCTGA